A DNA window from Setaria viridis chromosome 2, Setaria_viridis_v4.0, whole genome shotgun sequence contains the following coding sequences:
- the LOC117842834 gene encoding homeobox-leucine zipper protein HOX14 — protein MEQYDELFPSACVDSSSPIMVPNGGAALGERPRARRRRRRAARCGGDGGELDGGGDPKKRRLSDEQVEALELSFREERKLETGRKVHLAAELGLDPKQVAVWFQNRRARHKSKLLEEEFGKLKQAHDAAILHKCHLENEVMRLKERLEITEEELARLRSAAGSHAVSGDGGDAMGRVVCSGSPSSSFSTGTCQQPGVRDHLGDDDLLYVPDYACYPDNSVVEWFSLYGLM, from the exons ATGGAGCAATACGACGAGCTCTTTCCTTCCGCCTGCGTGGACTCCTCCTCCCCCATCATGGTGCCCAACG gcggcgcggcgctgggGGAGCGGCCGAGAGCGCggcgcaggaggcggcgggcggcgaggtgcggcggcgacggcggcgagctggaCGGCGGAGGGGACCCCAAGAAGCGGCGGCTGAGCGACGAGCAGGTGGAGGCGCTGGAGCTGAGCTTCCGGGAGGAGCGGAAGCTGGAGACCGGCCGGAAGGTGCACCTGGCCGCCGAGCTCGGGCTCGACCCCAAGCAGGTCGCCGTCTGGTTCCAGAACCGCCGCGCCCGCCACAAGAGCAAGCTGCTCGAGGAGGAGTTCGGCAAGCTCAAGCAGGCACACGACGCCGCCATCCTCCACAAATGCCACCTTGAGAACGAG gTGATGAGGCTGAAGGAGAGGCTGGAGATCacggaggaggagctggcgcggCTCAGATCCGCCGCGGGGAGCCACGCCGTCTccggtgacggcggcgacgccatGGGCCGCGTCGTCTGCAGCGGGAGCCCGAGCTCGTCGTTCTCCACGGGCACATGCCAGCAGCCGGGCGTCCGCGATCACCTCGGGGACGACGACCTGCTCTATGTCCCTGACTATGCCTGCTACCCTGACAACAGTGTGGTCGAGTGGTTTAGCCTGTATGGACTGATGTAA